The DNA sequence AATTGACAAAGGAGTCCGGGACAACTGTCCCAGGCTCCTTGAATCACAAAAACCCTTATGCCACTGTAGAACCATTCGCTGCCGATTCAGGTGCGAGTATCACTTGCAGCACACCGTCCTTCTCAGCGGACAGGATCATCCCTTGGCTGATTTCACCCTTCATTTTGCGCGCTTTCAGGTTAGCGACGATGATGACTTTTTTGCCGATGAAATACGCAGGATCCGGATACCATTGCGCAATGCCCGACAGGATTTGGCGATGGCCTTCATCACCCGCATCCAGACGGAATTTCAGCAATTTGTCCGCGCCTTCGACCTTCTGGCAATCGATGACTTCAGCTACCTTCAGCTCGACTTTATCGAAATCTTCATACTTGATCTGTTTTTCTTTTTCGGAAGTCAGTACGGTAGTCGTTGGATCCCACTCGGCCGCGACTGTTTCCTCTTCCGCTGGGGTTGTTCCGCCCATTTGTTCCTTGATGTAGGCGACTTCTTCTTCTGTAACGAGACGCGGGAAGATCGGCGTGCCTTTTTCGACTACCTTCACGTCTGCCGGGAACGTTCCGAAGGCTACATTTTCCCAAGCGCCTTGTTTTTCGAAGTCCAATCCGAGTTGTTCGTACATCCTGAACGGCGCTTGCGTCATGAACGGAGACAAGAGAATGCCGACGACGCGCAAGGTTTCCGCCAAATGCGCCATAACGCTTCCCAACTCCGCTTGCTTGGACTCGTCCTTAGCCAAGACCCATGGAGCTGTCTCGTCGATGTATTTGTTTGCGCGGGAAATGAGGCGCCACGTTTCGGACAAGGCCGAGCTGAACTGCATGTTGTCCATTTCCTTCTGGTAATTCTCGGTCACTTCCGCTGCCATCGCTTTGAGTTCTGAATCGAAAGCCGTTTCTGCTGCAAGCGCGGAAGGGATGTTCCCTCCGAAATATTTATTGATCATAGCAATCGTTCTGTTCAGCAAATTGCCCAAGTCATTCGCCAGGTCATAGTTGATCCGGTTCACGTAGTCCTCAGGCGTAAAGATGCCGTCGCTGCCGAAGGTCACTTCGCGCATCAGATAGTAGCGCAAAGCATCCAAACCGAAGCGCTCCACCAGCATATCCGGATACACAACGTTGCCTTTGGATTTGGACATTTTGCCTTCCTTCATCAATAACCAACCGTGGCCGAAGATTTTCTTAGGAAGCGGAAGATCCAAAGCCATCAGCATGATCGGCCAATAGATGGTGTGGAAACGGACGATTTCTTTCCCGACCATATGCACATCAGCCGGCCAATATTTTTGGTAAAGGGAATCATCAGCCGAACCGTAGCCCAACGCAGTGATGTAGTTCGCCAAAGCATCGATCCAGACGTAGACTACGTGCTTCGGATTGCTCTTCACGGGAATCCCCCAGGTAAAGGTCGTCCGTGAAACAGCCAGATCCTCAAGGCCCGGTTTGATGAAGTTGTTGACCATCTCGTTTTTGCGCGACTCCGGTTGGATGAAATCGGGATGCTCATCGTAATAAGCCAACAGACGATCCGCGTATTTGCTCATGCGGAAGAAGTAGGATTCCTCTTTCACCAATTCGACTTCATGGCCGCTTGGAGCAACCCCGCCGATGATTTTTCCGTCGGCATCGCGGTATACTTCAGCCAATTGTGTTTCCGTAAAGAATTCTTCGTCGGAAACGGAATACCAGCCTTCGTATTCGCCAAGATAGATGTCGCCTTGTGCCAATAATTGTTCGAAAATCTGCTGAACAGCCTGCACATGGTCATCATCTGTCGTGCGGATGAACTTGTTGTTGGAAATGTCCAGACGCTTCCACAGATCCTGCATATCCTGGGCCATACCGTCCACATATTCTTTCGGTGTGATGCCCAATTCTGCTGCTTTGTTCTCGATTTTTTGTCCATGCTCATCTGAACCGGTCAGGTAGAACACATCGAATCCCATCAGTTTTTTATAGCGCGCCATTACATCGCATGCGATAGTAGAATACGCATTTCCGATGTGGAGTTTTCCGCTCGGATAATAGATTGGAGTAGTGATATAAAATGTATTTTTGTCTTTAGCCACGAATGAGTGCCTCCCTGAATTCTAAGTTCTTTGCGAATGTACGCAACTTACCGTACCATTCTACCACAAAAGTCAAGGGTTTGGGGGCGAAATTCGAAACATGCGGCAACCGCGCGCCATCGCCCGCACCTCCGGATCCACGCACAAAAAAGCCGAAAGCAACGTTCAGCTCCCGGCCCTTCCAGCGGCATTCATGATTTATCAGTGTAGTTGTGGATCGCATCCCGCAAAAATAAAGCCGCCCCTTTTCCTGATGCTTTGTCGTAGTAGGCGGTGAACCTTTCGTCGTCGACGTACATCTGGGCCAGCCCGCGATGCGCTTCCGGAGAGTAGGTCGGCCACGTATAGCTCAGCCACTGTTTATGCAACGCAGCCACCGCCAAGGCAGCTTCTCCGCCGGCGTCCCCCGTAGCCATCGCTTCCGTCAGCAGTTCCTGCAAACGCGCGGCCATTTCCTGCATCGCATCAAAATCCGCTTTGCTCATGCCTGCGAAGTGCTTGTTTGATGCCGCAACGGTCTTTTCTCCGTATTTTTCGCGGATTTCCTGCCCGTAACGGGTTTCGTTCTCGTCGAGCAGTTCCTTCTTCAAGCCTTCAAATTTTTCTTTGTCGCTCATCTTTCTCCCTCCTCTTTTTTCGTCCAGCGTAGCATCCACCGTTTTGATCAGCAATTCGATTTCTTTCTTTTTCTCCAAAAGCGCCTGTTTATGCGCGACCAATGATTGTTCCGCATCATATGCCGGATCATCCAGCGCTGATTTGATTTCATCAAGCGAAAAAGACAGCTGCTTGAAGAACAGAATCTGCTGCAGCCTGTCCACCTCTGCCTCACCGTAGATGCGGTAGCCGGAGGAACTGGTGCGTTTGGGCTTCAGCAGGCCGATTTTGTCATAGAAGCGCAGCGTCCTCGTGCTGACCCCGGCCAGCCGGCTCAATTTTTGAATTGTGTATTCCACCCTATCCCCTCCAATGATTTCATCTTACACCTTGACGCAGCGTCAAGGTCAACTAATTCCCTCCGTAAACACAAAAAAAGACAGCCCCGGAGGACTGCCGTGAATTTTGGATTATCTTGCAACACGTACGGCAAATGATGCACCGGAAAGGTTGTAAGAAGAATAAGTAACTGTTTGGCCTGGTGCTGGAGCGTGGATGTATTGTCCGCCGCCTACGTAGATCGCAACGTGATAAGTCGCGCCTCTTGAACCCCAGAAAATCAAATCTCCCGCTTGTGCGGATGATACAGCAATCTGTGTACCTGAGTTTTCTTGAGGAACTGTGTAGCCACCGATTTCGATGCCGTATGCTTCTCTGAAGACATAAGAAGTGAAGCCTGAGCAGTCAAATCCTGATGGTGTTTTTCCGCCCCATACATAAGGAACGCCGATGTATTTCGCAGCAATGGAAACAACATCGCCTGTCGGTGCAGATAATGCCGGTGCAGTCACGACTGGCGCAGGCGCAACTGGTGCGCTGACGACTGGTGCAGCTGCTGCTGGAGCAGATACAACTGGTGCACTTTCGACTACCGGAGTGCTGACTACTGTTTGGGCAGGAGCTGCTGATTCGGAACTTGCAACTGCACTTGATGCAATATCAACGGATGAAGCAGCGGAAGAAGCTTCTTCTGAACTTGCTTGCGCGACTGTTGCAGCTACAGTTGCTGCGGCAGCTTCAGCGGCGGCAATGGAAGCAGCCTCTGCGGCAGCTCTTTGATCAGCTTCTTCTTTTTGCGCCAAGAACATTTCGCGGTCGGATTCAGCTGTTGCTTTTTCAGCAGCCAAAGCAGCAATCGCGCTCTCTTGTTCGATTCTTTTCACTTGCAGATCGCCTTTAAGTTGTTCCAACTCCATGGCCATTGCATTGATTTCTTTTAAGTTATCTTCAGTTTTATTTTTCTTGTCTTCAACAGCTTTTTGGTCCGCAACTTGCTTCTCTACCAATTCTTTATTGGCCGAAACCATTTTTGAAACAACATCGATGCGGGATACTAAATCTGTGAAAGATTCGGATGCTACGATAAAGTTCAAGTAGTTTTCGTTTGAACCGTTCACTTGAACAGATCTTGCTTGCTCATCCAATTGTGCTTCGCGTTGTGCGATGACAACTTGCAATTCGGCAATATCTTCTTGTAAAGCAACAATCTCATCTTGTGTCTTTACGCGGTTTGCCAAAAGAGTCTCTGCTCTTTTTTCGGCTGCATCCACTTCTGCAGTGATTGCAGACAAGTTTTCTTCTGCAGTGCTTTGTTTGCTGTCCAATTCAGAAATTTTAGTTTCTTGCTGTTGGATTTTTGTTAAGATTTCATCTGCTTGAGCTGTAAAAGGCGTTACTATACTTGTTGCAAGGATCGTACCTGCTAATGCGATAGCCACTAATTTCTTCTTCAAGTCTAATTCCTCCACTTACATTCGATTGTCGTTAGTTATAATTCTTATATATCTTTTAACTTTTTATAGTTTTTCTTAAGATTCATCAACATAA is a window from the uncultured Trichococcus sp. genome containing:
- the metG gene encoding methionine--tRNA ligase: MAKDKNTFYITTPIYYPSGKLHIGNAYSTIACDVMARYKKLMGFDVFYLTGSDEHGQKIENKAAELGITPKEYVDGMAQDMQDLWKRLDISNNKFIRTTDDDHVQAVQQIFEQLLAQGDIYLGEYEGWYSVSDEEFFTETQLAEVYRDADGKIIGGVAPSGHEVELVKEESYFFRMSKYADRLLAYYDEHPDFIQPESRKNEMVNNFIKPGLEDLAVSRTTFTWGIPVKSNPKHVVYVWIDALANYITALGYGSADDSLYQKYWPADVHMVGKEIVRFHTIYWPIMLMALDLPLPKKIFGHGWLLMKEGKMSKSKGNVVYPDMLVERFGLDALRYYLMREVTFGSDGIFTPEDYVNRINYDLANDLGNLLNRTIAMINKYFGGNIPSALAAETAFDSELKAMAAEVTENYQKEMDNMQFSSALSETWRLISRANKYIDETAPWVLAKDESKQAELGSVMAHLAETLRVVGILLSPFMTQAPFRMYEQLGLDFEKQGAWENVAFGTFPADVKVVEKGTPIFPRLVTEEEVAYIKEQMGGTTPAEEETVAAEWDPTTTVLTSEKEKQIKYEDFDKVELKVAEVIDCQKVEGADKLLKFRLDAGDEGHRQILSGIAQWYPDPAYFIGKKVIIVANLKARKMKGEISQGMILSAEKDGVLQVILAPESAANGSTVA
- a CDS encoding MerR family transcriptional regulator, with product MEYTIQKLSRLAGVSTRTLRFYDKIGLLKPKRTSSSGYRIYGEAEVDRLQQILFFKQLSFSLDEIKSALDDPAYDAEQSLVAHKQALLEKKKEIELLIKTVDATLDEKRGGRKMSDKEKFEGLKKELLDENETRYGQEIREKYGEKTVAASNKHFAGMSKADFDAMQEMAARLQELLTEAMATGDAGGEAALAVAALHKQWLSYTWPTYSPEAHRGLAQMYVDDERFTAYYDKASGKGAALFLRDAIHNYTDKS
- a CDS encoding NlpC/P60 family protein → MKKKLVAIALAGTILATSIVTPFTAQADEILTKIQQQETKISELDSKQSTAEENLSAITAEVDAAEKRAETLLANRVKTQDEIVALQEDIAELQVVIAQREAQLDEQARSVQVNGSNENYLNFIVASESFTDLVSRIDVVSKMVSANKELVEKQVADQKAVEDKKNKTEDNLKEINAMAMELEQLKGDLQVKRIEQESAIAALAAEKATAESDREMFLAQKEEADQRAAAEAASIAAAEAAAATVAATVAQASSEEASSAASSVDIASSAVASSESAAPAQTVVSTPVVESAPVVSAPAAAAPVVSAPVAPAPVVTAPALSAPTGDVVSIAAKYIGVPYVWGGKTPSGFDCSGFTSYVFREAYGIEIGGYTVPQENSGTQIAVSSAQAGDLIFWGSRGATYHVAIYVGGGQYIHAPAPGQTVTYSSYNLSGASFAVRVAR